GAATGATGTGTGGCAGCAAGTAGGATTGCTCACATACCGCTCGGCATACAGGGCACTTGGCCTCTGGAGGTGCCGACTTGACACCCTGGAAGATGTACACAGAAGCAGCACCACATGCACAGGCTTTACAGAACAGATGCCCACAGCTAAGTGCGTAAGGGTTGAACAAAGTGTCCTGTACACATTGTAAGTGGAAAAATCATCACAAATGGACGTTAAAATCAGCACACATATATTCAAGCAAACTGGCCACACGCTTGGGGTGGAGTGGGACGCAGCCATGGTCGCTCGGCCGCCTGCGCCGAGAGGGACCTCGGTCACCGGCATGGGAGGAGGAAGGCATGGCGCCGATGGAGGAGGAGCTGCGAGGAGTAGGCCAGCAGGAGCGCAGTCGCGTAGACGTCTGATTGAAGGGGCACCGTGTGGGAAAGAATGTTGGGGGAGAGAAAGAAGATTAAAAAATCTGATCTTGGGCCCAGCTAAGCACAGGCAGGGAAGACATGCTGTACATTTATATGCCAAAAATACCCCTCCAACTGGAGGCACAGGTAGAAGTAGCAACTAGAAGCTGTGAAATGATTGTAGTAGAGCATCATACATACGCTGCCAATAATTTTAATGccctttattattattttttataaaaaaataataaaacgtATCCACGTATCaggttttctaaaaaaaatggtGTATCCGCGTATCCGTATCTGTCCGATACCGATacacgtatccgtatccgtgctgCTTAGGTGGAAAGCAGTTTCCTCAACATTCTGATTGCAGAGAATGCAGTTATAGTTATTGCCCTACAACTTGTGCAAATTCTCAGAAGATTGCAAGGTAGATTACATCAACGATAACATTTCTGAGAGTTTCAATAGTTGAGTGTCAAAAACAAAGGAACATCAAATTGTGGAAATGCATGACAAGATAAGACAAATGATCATTGAGAAATTTGTCTTGAGATCAAAGAATGCTAGAAAGATGTCTGAAAAAATAATCCCAGATATCATCAAAGATCTGAATGCTAAATTGAAGGCCATTAAGGACCATGATGTCTTAATTTGTGGGCCTGGAAAAGCAGAAGTGACAGTCAACTGATTTAGACATGCAGTTAACTTGGAATTAAAGACATGTACCTGTAGGGCTTGGCAAGTGACTGGAAAGCCTTGCAGCCATGCTCTAGCTTTCATTGCAAAGCTTAGTAGAGAGGTTCAAATGGATGACTTtgtccatgaatacttctctgttGAAAGGTTAAGAAAGGCATATGCAGGTACTTTCATTCCAATGACATCCAAAGATCTTTGGGCACATGTTGACTTATGCTACAAAATCCATAAGCCTAAATTGAGAAGGAAACCTGGGAGACCTAAAAAGTCTAGGTTCAAGGCATATGATGAGGTCAGCAATAGCAAGAAAAGAAGATTGTGTTCTGAGTGCCATGAACCAGGGCATTTAGCCAAGACTTGCCAAGGAGGTCTCGCTGCTAGTCAAAAGAGAAGGCTCAATTCTTCACAACATGGATCACAAGATGACAACAATGACCCAATGTAAGTCATGGTTCTATTGGTGCTCACTTCTACTCGTGGCATAATCTGATAATATTGAAATCATGTTTTCTCTCTTTTTAGTGCAAGTGCTACTGATAGGGGAAggagaaggggaagaggaagaggaagggaaaggggaaggggaagaggaagagaaTCAGGAGAGGGCAGCAGTGAGCCAATGTAAGTTATACTTGTATTGGTGTACTTATTTGTTGATGTAATCATTACTAACCAACCTGTTCAATGCTTTTCAGAGGGAGGGGAAGAGGAGGGTGAACAGGAGGAAGGCTAGCTAGTTTGTTAGGTCTCTAGGTGGTCCTTGAATGAGATGGATGTAGCTTTTGTGCACATGTTTACATGGTGCAGACTTGTTTCTTTTGTGGATATGTTGACATGGCGCAGTTGCTTTTGTGGACATGTGACATGGTGCTGACCTATAGCTTTTGTGGACATGTTTTTTTTCATAACTTTTGTGGACATGTTGATATGCTGTATGGTAGACTTTGAAATGTTGTGGTTCTTCATGATTTTTCTTATGTGTTTTATATGTGCTTCATATTGTTGTCATGGTGCTAGCAAAATATAGcaaaggtgctgccaaaattttgaatatttatcaatattaaatctaagttcaaataattgcaattaggcatacaataaaaaagtctaattccaaattagggtaaaatcacaattaggcataacaaacagggacaaaatcgcatgggcattcatgtctttttgtacaaagtttaacaccgttaggggtggatgacggagcaggggcaaactggtgcttcgttttgaaatcataggggtaaattcacaaagtcaaaaaaaactggggcaaaatcacaatttcgatacaaaacaagggtaaaaacgcaagagcccctaacaaaaattatcaaaaaaaaaacactacttAAAATCTCATGACTAGGCCATAAGAAACTCTCAGTAAGAATCTGCATGCAAATGGATACAATCGCAAGATTCATGTACCCTATCTAATAAATTTATAAACAGCACGTAGAATACAACAAGAAATAATATAACAAGTGGCATGAAAACATTAAAAAGCATAAGCGGTCTCCAATCTGCACAAGGGGTGCATATGTAACAAGCTGCAAATCACCTTTTTCTAGATTACAGAGCAGCTCCTCTGGACAAGGTATATAAAAATATGGCAGCACCTGAACACCAAAGAGAGAGTAGATATTTACAAACTAGTTGAAACAATCAGGCACTGATGAAATAGCTTACGATGAAATCATAGGGAAACTGTAGGTGGACAGCTgaagtatatgtatatatacttcACACATTAGGGATTCAAAATACTAGAGGTGAGAACAGATCATCGTCTGACAGTCAGGAAAATCTGATTGCAAAGGAAAATAGCAACATACAGTAATCGTCAAATATAAAGAAACTACTCCATGCCTCCATGCACATGAACTTGGGAGAACAAAACTGAAGTTATTCCTGAATTTCAGCCCAGGCCGGCCATTCAGTGAAAAAGTTAGCAGGGAATGCAAGGGCATTGAGCTGGAATTCTTAAGTTAGTACAGGTAACGAACAAGCCACCAACCTAAATCAACAATGGAATGACCACGGGCTACTGATGGACCCAAGCAGCAGCATCCTAGGCAGTCCAGTTTGGTGCGGTCGGTACAGAGAGCAAGTTCCctccaaattttcaaattcaaatccaGACAGGGGAATCACACGCCCGAACCGTGCCACACATGCCCCGcgatggaagacgagcaccgaAAGGCTCGGGGGCAACAAAAAAAAAGGTGCAGACAGAGACAGGACGTTGGGAGAGAAGAAGCTGGGTGGTACGCAGTTACGCACCCGGTGGATGTGAAGGCAAGCCTTCTGGCCCGCGGGGGTGGAGCCGTAGATCCTGACCAccggcacctcctccacctcctctccTGCGGGATAGGCACGCAGCGAGTGAAATTCAGCGCGAGGCAGGTCGCCGACGGAGGAGGAATGAGAGGAAGGGTGGGGGGCGGCGAGGGAAGAGGGAGCGCACCGTGGAAGGGGCTGCGGGAGAAGCCGAAGCCCGGGAGGGGCGGCGCCATGTAGTAGTCGAGCGAGACGATGCGGACGCTGAGGACCGGGGAGGGCGTCCCCGTCGTGCAGGGCTCCGGCGACTGCGAGGACGACATGGCCGCCGGGGCGCGGGGGGCCGCGTGTGCTTTGCGTTGCGGGAGCGGTGCGGTCAGTGGGCTGACTCGAACGAGGCCAGGCGACGCGAAGAGGCTCCTTCCGCAGCACATGCTGGACTGGACTGGACTGTACCGCGGATCTCTCTGTGGGCTTGGTCTGGGCTGAGCTGGCGGGTTGAGTAGGCTGCGGGTCCTGCCAGCGCGCGCTGGTGCTTGGACTAGTAGGGCCCTCGCTTTTGGCCCATGTATCGGATTGCATGTACTAGTACTGGGCCTGCGGGTCAGTCCAAACAAAAAGGTCACCGAGAGAGGGAGTCAAATACTATCAGTGAAGGCCCCGTTTGTTCCAAGctcctaaaactttagctactaaAAGTTTTAGGCAGCCTTCTAAAATCTCTTAAAAGAGTATTTGATTCCACCTTCTAAAACTGACTAAAAGCAATAAATGTAATGGCAAAAAGACCATGCAGCCCTCCTCCTTACCCCTCCTCCTTCTCTACATGCGCCTGCATGGCGCGCCCCTGGTCACGTCCTTGTATTGCTGGCGTGCCACCTCCTCTTGCTGGCGCCGATTTTTTGTTGTTGCTGGCGGCCAAATATGTTTATTCCATTCAATAAAAAAAGTCCATACAAATGTTTACACTCATACAATTGGAAGGAAGTGTCCATACATCATCCATACAAACAATTCAACACATCAATAAAATCACCATTACAAGTTGACACCTACGATCTACTAAATAACCCATCGGCTATCCAATCACGGAACTCGTTCATGTTTACATCTTCGTCTCCATGATGTACATTTGACACATTACCATCAGAAGAGGATCCTTTGGCGAATGGAACATAGTTCTCATCATGATCAACCAAATCAAAGTCCACATCTCTCAAAAAAACTATCCCTAATAAAATTATGCATTGCCATGCACGCAATAATTATATGGCTTTGCTTTTGCATTGGATAGCTAGGAAGGTCAAGCAAAATCCTCCACTTCATCTTTAGAACTCCAAACGACCGTTCAATGACATTACGAAGTAAAGAATGTGAGTAATTAAACCGTTCTTTTTTACCTCTTGGCATTACTCCTTGTCTAAACTCCGGCGGATGGTACTTGATTCCTTTGTACGGTGCAAAATATCCCGGTCGGTTCGGGTAACCCGAGTCAACAATGTAGTACTTGCCTGCACAATTATAAAATCATGGATTATTTAAGTCATAGAACAAGTGTTGTAATAATGAGAACATGCGAGGCAGAAGTGGAGTATGATGAAAAGCAACTGAGGATAAGACCCTTCAAGAAGACAGTCACAGGATGACAAGTGTTTGATGATAAATGGGGAAAAATACAAATACTTCTCCTAGATACTGCTACCACTATAAATGGAGAAAAACATTGCAGCCAAGTGTTTGAAGAGATtgccagcaaaattagaatctgTCATTAGATCGCTTGAGATAGTTAGCATTTGAAAGTGAAACAAATAGAAGGCCTATCAGAAAATCTGAGACAAACCAAAATTTAATTCGACACAAGAGCTTCtttatcttttttcttttgttctgATCATGAAAGATATCCTTTTCACACTGCTGTTTTAGGTACCAGTGGCGCATACATCGTGGGAATGAAGAGTTGAACCAAGATGAGAAGTGGTACTGTGCTGGTAAAAACTTATACAATTTCTTATTTTTAAGAAAGGAACATATACTACATTCCACATCTCTCAAATGCTATCGTTAGAGTGTTCATATTTATCCACAGAAACAAATATCGTACTGGAAACTTACATTTGTCTTGAGTTTATAAAGTATTAAGCAATATCATCAAATTTTTACTTCATCCTTCAGAGTGGTAACACAAACATATACCTGGGCAAACTATGACTTCATTTTTTTCAGTTATCAATACGCTGGAACCATGAATACAGATACCCACGATAGTGACAAAAAAGAGAGGCAATGCATGCACAAGTACATCACTAATTATCACAACTCACTATCTACATCCACAAGTACCTAGCATACATTTCACTTCCATATGGCAACCATACATTTCATACATAAGAAGAGAAGCATTGACCATGTATAGGCAATTACCTGAGACTGTGTTTCAGATGGCACGTTATCTTCTTCGtcaccggtgaaaggtcctaatatggctagaggggggtgaatagcctatttaaaaatctacaaattaactagagcaatttgattagtatgacaaatagcgtaatgcaaacttgctctagctttacaagggttgcaagccacctatccaacaattctagttgcaatgattacttaggcacacaaacttgctactccaaagagctcaactagatgaatgtaaataataaagcaagctctcaattctaattacactaaagagcttgtatcaactagtttgcaagaatgtaaacaagtaagtagggtgattataccgccgtgtaggggatgaaccaatcacaagatgaagatcaagccaatcaccgggagaatgcaaatgacaagagacaaccgatttttctcctgaggttcacgtgcttgccaacacgctagtccccgttgtgtcgaccaacacttggtggttcggcggctaagaggtgtttcacaaacctcgtccacacgataggacaccgcaagaaccgacccacaagtgaggtaactcaatgacacgagcaatttactagagttacctttcggcgctccgccggggaaggtacaactcccctcacaatcaccgaaggcggccacgaacaatcaccaactcgtgccgatccttcaccgctgctccaaccgtctaggtggtggcaaccaccaagagaaacaagcgaaatccgcagcgcaacacgaataccaagtgcctctagatgcaatcactcaagcaatgcacttagattctctcccaatctcacaatgatgatggatcaatgatggagatgagtgggagggctttggctaagctcacaaggatgctatgtcaatgaaaatgtgcaagagttatcctttgagccagccatggggctataaatagagcccccatcaaatagagccgttataccccttcactgggcaaaacgcgctctgaccggacgctggccctcagcgtccggtcgcccgatggacgccacgcgtcaccggcttcaaacgctgttcgttagatttcaatggctacgaagctgaccggacgctccggtaaaactgaccggacgctgaagccccagcgtccggtcgtttccagtaagctccccgaggcatgttttttctgaccggacgcgtccggtccaccttgaccggacgcagaccagcgtccggtgctcaaccctagcgactgtgccgtctgatagctcgaccggacgcagcccttcagcgtccggtcgctgagtgacccagcgtccggtcagtagaccgacgccagcatcatttcgaccaactccatttcaactctaacttcttcacccttgctcaagtgtgccaactaccaagaattttgcatccggcgcaatagaaaatagacatttcattttctcgaaagcaccttgtgcacatgtgttagcatattttcacaaatattttcaagggtgttagcactccactagatcctaaatgcatatgcaatgagttagagcatctagtggcactttgataaccgcattccgatacgagtttcactcctcttaatagtacggctatctatcctaaatgtgatcacactcactaagtgtcttgatcactaaaataaaatggctcctatattttatacctttgccttgagccttttgtttttctttttcttcttttctaagttcaagcatttgatcatcaccatgctatcaccattgtcatgatcttcgtcattgcttcatcacttggagtagtgctacatatctcataatcactttgataaactagattagcacttagggtttcatcaattaaccaaaaccaaactagagctttcaaccggcATCTACATCCACTGGATTGTGAAAGCCATGGCCTGCAGAGGAAGATGCACCACGTCCTCCTCCCAAATGTCCTACACCACGACTGCCAATACTCCCTTGAAGCAAACCTTTGCCTCGTCCACGTCCAAAACCAACTTTGCCTCCAAGCAAACCTTTGCCTGTACCACGACCTTCGCCATCAGGTGCTTGGACTCTGCCTCCAGGGGCCCGAGGAGGTAGTGGATGCTCATCACCCTGTAGAATGGCTTGATAGGACTCAATGTTGGGGAAGACGTCAGCCTGTGAATTGAGATCCAAATGCTCCATGTGGCGGCGGGGAGCGGACAGGGAGGGGGCCGGCTGCGAAAAGAATGGGCCGAAGTCCCTGTAATTGTGCTTGTCCATGGGCATGCGCGTGGCCGGGTTGGGGGAGGGCACGGCCGGCGGTGGGGAATGGCACGGGGAAGGAACCTGCGCACAAAAATAGATGAGGTGAATATGCAAACGACATGAACCTGGCAGTGAGACAGATGGATACGGAGCTGGGATCGGGCAGGCGGCAAACCAAGAGATCGGGAGGCGAAGGATCCGGAGCCTCACCTCTGGTGTTGCTGGCGTGCTACCTTCCTCCGCCTGGGCGCCGCTGGGTGGTGTGAATCGCGCTGCCAATGCAGATGTGGAGTGAATCGCGCTGGGCGGCGGGGGAGGGCACGGGCGGCGTCGATGTTGCGGCGGGGGAGCGTCCGTCCGCTGGTTCTTGGGCGCGGAAAACGGCGACGACGGCGGACCGGAGGGGGAGGGCGCGGACGGCGCTGTGTGGCCTCGGACGCCGGCGAGGAGGGCGGATCTAGCGGCGGCGGGGATGGGGGCGATGGGGGTGCGCAGGGTGGAAAGGGTAGGCGTTGGGGGCGCGCAGGGTCGAAAGGGAGGCGCGGGGGTAGGATGCGTGCGGTCGAGAGGGGTAGTGGGGGTCCAGGATGGACTTTAGGAACTTTTAGGAGGGGGGAACTCCTAAAGTTTTTGACCCCTTCTAAAGTTTTAGGAGCTTTtagaagggggtgtttggttctttagacaAATTTTATCTCCTAGAGTTTTTAGGAGGGGTAACCAAACAGGGCTGAAGTCTCGGAGCTTGTTCGGCTGGGAAAGAACGGCTAGCTGGTTGCCTGTTTTTTCCAGCTGGAGCAGTGTTTTTCGCTCATAAAATTTCAGTATAAACAGtatttccagccagaacagtgCCAGATTTCATCCCAGCCGAACACTTATTCGGATTCATGGCACGCGTCACTGGCTCATCGGTGCACTGTTTCTTCAAGTAATCAACCAGCTGACTGCTGTCTGTATGTCACTTGTCACATGTACAGCTAGCGCGATCGGTCgaggagataaataaatatatTTACGCGTGAGCAAGGCGTTCTTCTTTCTCGATCGAACGAACTCGCTCGAGGTTACGTTCGAGAGCGACGACAACGACCGCTACCCTTATCAAGTACTCACCGACTGTTACACGTCGTCGTCGGTCGCACGCACCCATATTACTAACCGTACGTGTGTTCAATTCCGATGCCAAACGAAAGCACACATCTGTTCTGTGGGCCTTTTATTTTATTTGAAATACACACATACTGTAGTTTATTCTCTCGATCGCGCATGGGAACGGACGACATGCATGATACATGCACTGCGCCAATTATTAACTTTCTTCTCCAACCATccatccacacacacacacatataatatatatatatctctctctctctctctctccagcagACACGTACAAGTGTACATCAGGGTTCCAAGCTAGCTAGCTACTGGCCGGCCGGTATATATACGTATAAA
This genomic interval from Miscanthus floridulus cultivar M001 unplaced genomic scaffold, ASM1932011v1 fs_776_1_2, whole genome shotgun sequence contains the following:
- the LOC136533047 gene encoding probable E3 ubiquitin-protein ligase BAH1-like 1 gives rise to the protein MSSSQSPEPCTTGTPSPVLSVRIVSLDYYMAPPLPGFGFSRSPFHGEEVEEVPVVRIYGSTPAGQKACLHIHRDTLFNPYALSCGHLFCKACACGAASVYIFQGVKSAPPEAKCPVCRAVGVFGRAVHMTELELLLKRRDKDYFPQRLR